The Pontibacillus halophilus JSM 076056 = DSM 19796 genomic sequence CATAACGGCGCTTTCGATAGAACAAATACGTTGTCCGTTCGAAGAGTTTAAGGTGTTGGATTTTTTGGGTTCGATAGTCATGAATGCGTTGGGTCCACTCACCGCACGACTTACATTTATGACTCTTCTTTGGAACCTCCACATAAAGATGAAAATCTCCACCGATTTCTTCACTTTTCTTGATAATTACACTTTGTAGTCCTGGTATCGGGATGTTAGAATACACGTACACGCAACTCCTTTACTGATTTGTTTCTCGTCAATTCAAGTGTAGTAAAGATTGGAGCTTGCGTGTTTTTTTATGCCAAATTTTCTACGTACCCCAACAAATATTTTAGAGCCTTTTAATAAAGAAAACCCGTTGCATCTTTGCAACGGGTTTTTTGTTATACAGTTTCAGCTTCTGCTTCTTCTGCTTTTTGTCGATGGTATTCTTCTGCGATTTTATCGACTTCTTTTTTCAATTCTTCAACCATAGTTTCTTCAGGGACTTTACGTACAGTTTTCCCGTGGCGGAAGAGGAGCCCTTCGCCTCTGGCACCTGCAATTCCGATGTCAGCTTCACGCGCCTCTCCAGGTCCGTTAACCGCACAGCCTAACACAGCTACTTTAATCGGAGCACGGATATTCTGAATATACTCTTCTACCTCATTTGCAATTGAGAAGAGGTCGATTTCAATACGTCCGCATGTTGGGCAAGAGATTAATGTAGCGGCATCAGATGCCAATCCAAACGTCTTCAGCATTTCACGACCCACTTTTACCTCTTCAACAGGGTCTGTACTTAGGGAAACTCGAAGTGTACTTCCAATCCCCTTACTTAGGATTGCACCAAGGCCAGCAGCACTCTTAACCGTACCAGCAAACTGAGTACCGGCTTCAGTAATTCCAAGGTGTAGAGGATAAGGAATGACTTCTGCTGCTTTTTCGTAGGCTTCTACTGCAAGACTTACGTCAGATGCTTTTAGAGACACGATAATATCGTGGAAATCTAACTCTTCAAGGATTTGAATATGGTGAAGGGCACTTTCTACCATACCCTCTGCAGTCGGATAACCATACTTCTCTAGGATTCGGCGTTCTAGAGAGCCGGCATTTACTCCAATCCGAATTGGGATTCCTTTTTCTTTAGCTGCGTTTACAACCGCTTCAACTTTGTGACGACGGCCAATATTACCCGGATTAATTCGGATCTTGTCTGCGCCGCCTTCAATTGCTTTCAACGCAAGCTTATAATCGAAGTGAATATCTACAACTAACGGTATATTGATTTGTTTTTTAATATCAGCAATTGCGTTCGCTGCCCGTTCATCTGGACATGCAACACGCACAACTTGACACCCAGCTTCTTCAAGACGATGAATCTCAGCAACTGTTGCCTCAACGTCATGAGTTTTCGTGGTGGTCATGGATTGAACAACAACTTGGTCGCTGCCGCCAATCGTAAGATTTCCAACCTTAACTGGACGTGTATCCTTTCGGTGAATAACTGCCATTGAATATCGCTCCTTTAATCATGCGATTCTTTCTCAAAGTGTGAAAGATTCCTTTTACATTATAAGGGGAATCAATGAAAATGAGAAGTTAAAGCATTCATTTACAGCAAACCCACTATTGGTGATTGCTATATACAGGGAATTTATACGTTTTGTTCACTTGAACTTGATGCGGGTCTATAGTAGGGTTCAATGATTCAAAATCTAAAATCATCTGCTCCATCGTAACAGGTGGTCCTGTGCGGTTCAAGTTCTCAACTATAGAGAGCACGGTCTCTCCAGCCTTTACGGTATGCTTCACTGACTGATAGCGATTAGAAGGCTTTTCTATTTGCTTATTGTCTTCATTTACTTCAG encodes the following:
- the ispG gene encoding flavodoxin-dependent (E)-4-hydroxy-3-methylbut-2-enyl-diphosphate synthase translates to MAVIHRKDTRPVKVGNLTIGGSDQVVVQSMTTTKTHDVEATVAEIHRLEEAGCQVVRVACPDERAANAIADIKKQINIPLVVDIHFDYKLALKAIEGGADKIRINPGNIGRRHKVEAVVNAAKEKGIPIRIGVNAGSLERRILEKYGYPTAEGMVESALHHIQILEELDFHDIIVSLKASDVSLAVEAYEKAAEVIPYPLHLGITEAGTQFAGTVKSAAGLGAILSKGIGSTLRVSLSTDPVEEVKVGREMLKTFGLASDAATLISCPTCGRIEIDLFSIANEVEEYIQNIRAPIKVAVLGCAVNGPGEAREADIGIAGARGEGLLFRHGKTVRKVPEETMVEELKKEVDKIAEEYHRQKAEEAEAETV
- a CDS encoding transposase family protein; protein product: MYVYSNIPIPGLQSVIIKKSEEIGGDFHLYVEVPKKSHKCKSCGEWTQRIHDYRTQKIQHLKLFERTTYLFYRKRRY